One region of Eretmochelys imbricata isolate rEreImb1 chromosome 2, rEreImb1.hap1, whole genome shotgun sequence genomic DNA includes:
- the CD83 gene encoding CD83 antigen, whose translation MLWAYYTQLVILSNVWCFVRGTSVAIPEVAVMCTEETLLPCEAPRDPHVTYEAVSWHKIVGNGEELEEMVRKTLENGVEYYYPKELNGSLQLSSDTSYSLRITNTTSHNSGTYGCNLWAPAGKHNQSGTIILKVTGCTERLDEKFEKYRAELLLLSCLGIFYLLLIFFTCTCLKKENMLPGYHKHRREQKHTLILVSAQEEKIIQCLGSNSTCKNGPNLSSGQVDVV comes from the exons ATGCTTTGGGCATACTACACCCAGCTTGTTATCCTGAGCAATG TATGGTGTTTCGTTCGTGGGACTTCTGTGGCCATTCCAGAGGTTGCAGTGATGTGTACAGAAGAAACCCTGCTGCCCTGTGAAGCTCCTCGGGACCCACACGTCACCTATGAGGCAGTGTCCTGGCATAAA ATCGTTGGAAATGGTGAAGAACTGGAAGAGATGGTACGGAAGACCCTTGAGAATGGTGTGGAATATTACTATCCAAAAGAACTTAATGGATCCTTGCAGCTCTCTAGTGACACCTCATATTCCTTGAGAATCACAAACACTACTAGCCACAATAGTGGGACATACGGGTGCAACTTGTGGGCACCAGCTGGAAAACACAACCAAAGTGGCACCATCATATTAAAAGTAACAG gTTGTACTGAACGATTAgatgaaaaatttgaaaaatacaGAGCGGAACTTTTATTGCTGTCCTGCCTTGGGATTTTTTACTTGCTGCTCATCTTTTTTACCTGT aCATGCCTAAAAAAAGAGAACATGCTTCCAGGTTACCATAAACACAGAAGAGAACAGAAACACACACTTATCCTTGTCAGTGCACAAGAAGAGAAGATTATCCAGTGTTTAGGAAGCAACAGCACTTGCAAAAATGGACCTAATTTGAGTTCTGGCCAAGTTGATGTAGTTTAA